One Streptococcus sp. S1 DNA window includes the following coding sequences:
- a CDS encoding HAD-IC family P-type ATPase has product MNRLEGLSQEEVAKKIQEGKQNKVTIKTEKSVGQIIRDNVFTYFNLIFLVLAVLLVAVKSWNNLLFVPVVVVNSLVGIVQEVRSRRILRQMQFLHMSEAIVLREGKEVALPIDQLVEGDLVRFQAGDQIYADGVLLEGDLKVDESQLTGEADEVKKGAQDALMSGSFVIAGQGLARLEKVGNDSYINQLSLEAKQVKSHEESDMVHAVNQIVGIIGLLIIPLGSLLFLRSYISLGDSLKLSVTSTVGALIGMIPEGLYLLMTLALALGAVRLAKEKVLLNSMKGIETLSRVDVLCVDKTGTITEPGMEVTEIRPVKDTQDLEALAQYVEASMDQNDTMDAIQKFHKTPVSQPWKALDIQPFTSKKKYGAIAFESGIYVLGAPEFVLREGFSEVEEEIIPATQAGNRVLAFGKYRGDHLGETLEAPVDLVAWIILSNPLRKNAKETFAYFKEQGVTIKVISGDNPATVSAIAQKAGIEGAEGLIDARTLLTEEDLHQAASQYTVFGRVTPEQKKSLIEGLQAKGHKVAMTGDGVNDILALKTADCSIAMESGNDATKKMAQVVLLDSDFGKMPSIVAEGRRVVNNIQRSASLFLIKNIFSILLAISVTLLAFTYPIMPSQMSLISGFTIGIPGFFLALEPNSERIKGRFIETVFKNALPAALTDFILIFSLVLLSSTFGMRSEELSSAAICLMAFVGFTIIYQESQPLNHYKRLVLLGNILAFLVSSSILGKFFNMSPLRLQTLVICAIMAVLALFLIQVFKKLVGWFFHRKK; this is encoded by the coding sequence ATGAATAGATTAGAAGGACTCAGTCAGGAAGAAGTAGCGAAAAAGATCCAAGAGGGCAAGCAAAATAAGGTCACGATCAAGACAGAAAAAAGTGTAGGGCAGATCATTCGAGACAATGTCTTTACCTACTTTAATCTGATTTTCCTGGTCTTAGCGGTCCTGCTTGTAGCAGTGAAGTCTTGGAACAATCTCTTGTTTGTCCCGGTCGTCGTAGTCAACTCCTTGGTAGGAATTGTGCAGGAAGTCCGCTCTCGACGGATCTTGCGTCAGATGCAATTTCTGCATATGAGTGAGGCGATCGTTCTTCGCGAAGGAAAAGAAGTCGCTCTACCTATCGATCAGCTGGTGGAGGGCGATCTAGTTCGCTTTCAAGCTGGAGACCAGATCTATGCGGATGGGGTCTTGCTGGAGGGCGATCTAAAAGTCGATGAGTCGCAATTGACAGGTGAAGCTGATGAGGTCAAAAAAGGAGCACAAGACGCGCTCATGTCAGGTAGTTTTGTGATCGCTGGTCAAGGACTAGCGCGATTGGAAAAAGTTGGGAACGACTCCTACATCAACCAATTGAGCCTGGAAGCCAAGCAGGTCAAGTCTCATGAGGAGTCTGACATGGTCCATGCGGTCAACCAAATCGTGGGGATCATTGGTCTCCTTATCATTCCGCTAGGTTCCCTCCTTTTTCTTCGCAGCTATATCAGCCTAGGCGATAGTCTCAAGCTCAGTGTGACTTCAACAGTCGGAGCCTTGATCGGGATGATCCCAGAAGGCTTGTATCTCTTGATGACCTTGGCACTGGCTCTAGGCGCTGTCAGATTAGCCAAGGAAAAGGTCCTGCTCAATAGCATGAAGGGGATTGAGACCTTATCGCGCGTGGATGTCCTTTGTGTCGATAAGACAGGGACTATTACAGAGCCGGGTATGGAAGTAACAGAGATTCGTCCAGTTAAAGACACTCAAGACTTGGAAGCTCTAGCTCAGTATGTAGAGGCTAGTATGGATCAAAACGATACCATGGATGCCATCCAAAAATTTCATAAGACACCAGTCAGCCAGCCTTGGAAGGCTCTCGACATTCAGCCCTTTACGTCTAAGAAAAAGTATGGGGCGATTGCCTTTGAATCTGGGATCTATGTATTGGGGGCACCAGAATTTGTTTTACGAGAGGGCTTCTCTGAGGTTGAAGAGGAGATAATTCCTGCTACTCAGGCAGGGAATCGGGTCTTGGCCTTTGGGAAATATCGGGGAGATCACCTGGGAGAGACTTTAGAGGCTCCTGTAGACTTGGTGGCCTGGATCATTCTCTCCAATCCTTTGAGAAAAAATGCCAAGGAAACCTTCGCCTACTTTAAAGAACAAGGAGTGACTATTAAGGTCATTTCGGGGGACAACCCAGCTACGGTCTCAGCTATAGCACAAAAAGCAGGCATTGAAGGAGCAGAGGGGTTAATCGATGCCAGAACCTTACTGACGGAAGAAGACTTGCACCAAGCGGCGAGCCAATATACGGTCTTTGGTCGGGTGACACCAGAGCAAAAGAAAAGCCTTATAGAAGGCTTGCAGGCAAAGGGGCATAAAGTCGCCATGACTGGAGATGGAGTAAACGATATTCTGGCTCTCAAAACAGCGGATTGTAGTATTGCAATGGAATCTGGAAATGATGCAACCAAAAAGATGGCGCAAGTGGTCTTGCTAGATTCTGACTTTGGGAAGATGCCGTCCATCGTGGCAGAAGGTCGGCGGGTGGTCAATAATATTCAACGATCAGCCAGTCTCTTTTTGATCAAGAATATCTTTTCTATTTTGTTGGCTATCTCAGTGACGCTCTTAGCCTTTACCTATCCCATCATGCCGTCGCAGATGTCTTTGATCAGTGGTTTTACGATTGGGATTCCAGGATTCTTTCTAGCGCTTGAGCCCAATAGCGAGCGCATCAAAGGGCGTTTTATCGAAACGGTCTTTAAAAATGCACTACCTGCTGCCTTGACGGATTTTATACTGATTTTTAGTCTGGTCTTGCTGTCTTCTACATTTGGCATGAGGTCGGAAGAGCTCTCAAGTGCAGCTATCTGCTTGATGGCCTTCGTTGGCTTTACCATCATCTACCAAGAATCCCAGCCTCTCAATCACTACAAGAGACTGGTTCTTCTAGGAAATATCCTAGCTTTTCTGGTATCAAGTAGTATCCTAGGGAAATTCTTTAACATGAGCCCCTTGAGGCTTCAAACGCTGGTTATCTGCGCTATCATGGCAGTTCTTGCTCTCTTCTTGATTCAAGTATTCAAGAAACTAGTGGGCTGGTTCTTTCATCGGAAGAAATAA
- a CDS encoding DUF3397 family protein, translating into MLIKVASVLFIFLTLILSGIIVHLFKLQKRGWRSTDIAFPLFALEYYLISDSAFYHSLLPLLALSLSLLALGLTIYFLKKKKSFYYPKFIKYFWRAGFLITFLLYLILTVSLFI; encoded by the coding sequence ATGTTAATCAAAGTTGCTTCTGTATTATTTATTTTTTTAACGCTGATTCTGAGCGGCATCATTGTTCACCTCTTTAAACTCCAAAAAAGAGGATGGCGATCCACCGATATTGCCTTTCCTTTATTTGCCTTGGAGTACTACCTGATCTCAGACAGTGCCTTTTACCACAGCCTCTTACCACTGCTAGCCTTGAGCCTTTCGCTTTTGGCCTTGGGGCTAACGATTTATTTCTTAAAAAAGAAAAAGAGTTTTTATTATCCGAAATTTATCAAATACTTCTGGCGCGCTGGTTTTCTGATCACCTTCTTGCTCTATCTGATCCTAACCGTTAGTTTATTTATCTAA
- the rplK gene encoding 50S ribosomal protein L11, giving the protein MAKKVEKLVKLQIPAGKATPAPPVGPALGQAGINIMGFTKEFNARTADQAGMIIPVVITVYEDKSFDFVTKTPPAAVLLKKAAGVEKGSGTPNKTKVATVTRAQVQQIAETKMPDLNAANIESAMRMIEGTARSMGFTVTD; this is encoded by the coding sequence ATGGCTAAAAAAGTCGAAAAACTTGTAAAATTGCAAATCCCTGCTGGTAAAGCTACTCCAGCTCCACCGGTTGGTCCAGCGCTTGGTCAAGCAGGTATCAACATCATGGGATTCACTAAAGAGTTTAACGCTCGTACAGCTGATCAAGCTGGTATGATCATCCCAGTTGTTATCACTGTTTATGAAGACAAATCATTCGATTTCGTTACAAAAACACCACCAGCTGCTGTTCTTTTGAAAAAAGCTGCAGGTGTTGAAAAAGGTTCAGGTACACCGAACAAAACGAAAGTTGCAACTGTAACTCGTGCACAAGTACAACAAATCGCTGAAACTAAGATGCCAGATTTGAACGCTGCAAACATTGAGTCTGCAATGCGTATGATCGAAGGTACTGCTCGTTCTATGGGATTCACTGTTACTGACTAA
- the rplA gene encoding 50S ribosomal protein L1, with protein MAKKSKQLRAALEKIDSTKVYSVEEAVALAKETNFAKFDATVEVAYNLNIDVKKADQQIRGAMVLPNGTGKTARVLVFARGAKAEEAKAAGADFVGEDDLVAKINDGWLDFDVVIATPDMMALVGRLGRVLGPRNLMPNPKTGTVTMDVAKAVEESKGGKITYRADKAGIVQAIIGKVSFDDTKLVENFKAFNDTIQKAKPATAKGTYVTSLTLTTTQGPGIKVDVNSL; from the coding sequence ATGGCTAAAAAAAGCAAACAACTTCGTGCTGCTCTTGAAAAAATCGACAGCACAAAAGTCTACAGCGTAGAAGAAGCTGTAGCTCTTGCAAAAGAAACTAACTTTGCAAAATTTGACGCAACTGTAGAAGTTGCTTACAACTTGAACATCGACGTGAAAAAAGCTGACCAACAAATCCGTGGTGCAATGGTATTGCCAAACGGAACTGGTAAAACAGCTCGCGTACTTGTATTTGCACGTGGTGCAAAAGCTGAAGAAGCAAAAGCTGCTGGTGCAGACTTCGTAGGTGAAGATGACCTTGTTGCGAAAATCAACGATGGTTGGTTGGACTTCGACGTTGTTATCGCTACACCTGACATGATGGCTCTTGTTGGACGTCTTGGACGTGTCCTTGGACCACGTAACTTGATGCCAAACCCTAAAACTGGTACTGTAACTATGGATGTTGCGAAAGCAGTTGAAGAGTCTAAAGGTGGTAAAATCACTTACCGTGCTGATAAAGCAGGTATCGTTCAAGCGATCATCGGTAAAGTTTCATTCGATGATACTAAATTGGTTGAAAACTTTAAAGCTTTCAACGACACAATCCAAAAAGCAAAACCAGCTACAGCTAAAGGTACTTACGTAACTAGCTTGACTTTGACTACAACTCAAGGTCCTGGTATCAAAGTGGATGTTAACTCACTTTAA
- the pyrH gene encoding UMP kinase: protein MVEPKYKRILIKLSGEALAGERGVGIDIKTVQNMAQEIKEVHELGIEIALVIGGGNLWRGEPAAEAGMDRVQADYTGMLGTVMNALVMADSLQQVGVDTRVQTAIAMQQVAEPYIRGRALRHLEKDRIVIFGAGIGSPYFSTDTTAALRAAEIEADAILMAKNGVDGVYNADPKKDASAVKFEELTHRDVINKGLRIMDSTASTLSMDNDIDLVVFNMNEPGNIKRVVFGENIGTTVSNNVEK from the coding sequence ATGGTAGAACCTAAGTATAAACGTATCTTAATCAAGCTATCTGGTGAGGCTCTTGCCGGCGAACGTGGTGTCGGAATCGATATCAAAACTGTCCAAAATATGGCCCAAGAAATCAAGGAAGTTCATGAACTTGGAATTGAAATTGCCTTGGTGATCGGAGGGGGAAACCTTTGGCGTGGAGAACCTGCTGCTGAAGCAGGAATGGATCGTGTCCAAGCAGACTACACAGGGATGCTCGGTACTGTCATGAATGCTCTTGTGATGGCTGATTCGCTTCAACAAGTTGGCGTGGATACCCGTGTTCAAACAGCGATTGCCATGCAACAAGTTGCAGAACCATATATCCGTGGTCGTGCCCTTCGTCACCTTGAAAAAGATCGGATCGTGATCTTTGGTGCAGGGATCGGTTCTCCTTACTTCTCAACAGATACAACCGCAGCCCTTCGTGCAGCTGAGATTGAAGCAGATGCCATTCTCATGGCTAAAAATGGGGTCGATGGTGTTTACAATGCCGATCCGAAAAAAGATGCTTCAGCTGTGAAATTTGAGGAATTGACTCACCGTGATGTCATCAACAAAGGTCTTCGCATCATGGACTCAACAGCCTCCACTCTCTCCATGGACAACGATATTGACTTGGTTGTCTTTAATATGAATGAACCAGGCAATATCAAACGGGTTGTCTTTGGTGAAAATATCGGTACAACTGTATCAAATAACGTAGAAAAATAA
- the frr gene encoding ribosome recycling factor, whose product MANPIVEKAKERMTQSHQSLGREFGSIRAGRANASLLDRIFVEYYGVETPLNQLASITIPEARVLLITPFDKSSLKDIEHSINASDLGITPANDGSVIRLVIPALTEETRRDLAKEVKKVGENAKVAIRNIRRDAMDEAKKQEKAKEITEDELKGLEKEIQKVTDDAVKHVDEMTAHKEKELMEV is encoded by the coding sequence ATGGCAAACCCAATCGTAGAAAAAGCAAAAGAAAGAATGACTCAGTCTCATCAAAGTTTGGGACGTGAATTTGGTAGCATCCGTGCTGGACGTGCAAATGCAAGTCTTTTGGATCGTATTTTTGTAGAATACTACGGAGTAGAAACTCCATTGAACCAATTGGCATCTATCACGATTCCAGAAGCGCGTGTCTTGTTGATCACTCCATTTGATAAATCATCTTTGAAAGACATTGAGCACAGCATCAATGCATCTGACCTTGGCATCACTCCAGCCAACGATGGATCTGTCATCCGCTTGGTCATCCCAGCATTGACAGAAGAAACTCGTCGTGACTTGGCAAAAGAAGTGAAAAAAGTGGGTGAAAATGCTAAAGTAGCGATCCGTAACATCCGTCGTGATGCTATGGATGAAGCGAAGAAACAAGAAAAAGCAAAAGAAATCACAGAAGATGAATTGAAAGGTCTTGAAAAAGAGATCCAAAAAGTTACGGATGATGCTGTTAAGCATGTAGATGAAATGACAGCTCACAAAGAAAAAGAATTGATGGAAGTTTAA
- the cvfB gene encoding RNA-binding virulence regulatory protein CvfB yields the protein MNTNLASYILGMVIDENDHFYFVQKDGQTYALDKAEGPHQVGESVKGFAYTDIKQKLRLTTLEVTATQESFGWGTVTEVRKDLGVFVDTGLPDKQIVVSLDILPEIKDLWPKKGDRLYIRLEVDKKDRIWGILAYQEDFQRLARPAYNNMQNQNWPAIVYRLKLSGTFVYLPENNMLGFIHPSERYAEPRLGEVLNARVIGFREVDRTLNLSLKPRSFEMLENDAQMILTYLEANGGFMTLNDKSSPEEIKATFGISKGQFKKALGGLMKAKKIKQDQFGTELI from the coding sequence ATGAATACGAATCTAGCAAGCTACATCTTGGGAATGGTCATTGATGAAAATGATCACTTCTATTTTGTTCAAAAAGATGGCCAGACCTACGCGCTTGATAAAGCAGAAGGCCCACACCAAGTCGGAGAAAGTGTCAAGGGCTTTGCCTATACAGATATAAAGCAAAAGCTCCGACTCACCACACTTGAAGTCACTGCAACTCAAGAAAGCTTTGGCTGGGGAACGGTCACGGAAGTGCGCAAGGATTTGGGAGTCTTCGTGGATACAGGGCTTCCAGATAAGCAGATTGTTGTCTCACTAGATATCCTACCGGAGATCAAAGATCTATGGCCTAAAAAGGGCGATCGTCTCTATATTCGCTTAGAAGTCGATAAGAAAGATCGGATTTGGGGGATCTTAGCCTACCAGGAAGATTTCCAGCGTTTGGCTCGTCCAGCCTACAACAATATGCAAAACCAAAACTGGCCAGCCATTGTCTACCGCTTGAAATTGTCTGGAACCTTTGTTTACCTTCCAGAGAACAATATGCTGGGCTTTATCCACCCAAGTGAGCGCTATGCAGAACCTCGTTTGGGAGAGGTCTTAAATGCCCGGGTCATTGGATTTCGTGAGGTGGACCGGACCTTGAACCTATCTTTGAAGCCACGCTCCTTTGAGATGTTGGAAAACGATGCCCAAATGATTTTGACCTATTTGGAAGCCAATGGAGGCTTTATGACCTTGAATGATAAGTCATCTCCAGAAGAAATCAAGGCAACTTTTGGGATTTCAAAAGGCCAGTTCAAAAAGGCCTTGGGTGGCTTGATGAAGGCCAAAAAAATCAAGCAAGACCAGTTTGGAACAGAGTTAATCTAA
- a CDS encoding YozE family protein, with protein MRKSFYTWLMTERNPKSNAPKAILADLAFHESAFPKHTDDFDEVSRYLEEHASFSFNLGDFDAIWEEYQAH; from the coding sequence ATGCGAAAATCGTTTTATACTTGGCTGATGACGGAGCGCAATCCTAAAAGCAATGCTCCTAAGGCCATTCTAGCAGATCTTGCTTTTCACGAGTCTGCTTTTCCCAAGCATACAGATGACTTCGACGAGGTCAGTCGCTATCTAGAAGAGCATGCCAGCTTTTCCTTTAATCTTGGCGATTTTGATGCGATTTGGGAAGAATACCAAGCCCACTAG
- a CDS encoding PhoH family protein has product MQEHSVEITLTHPDDLFHLFGSNERHLRLMEQEFGVTIHARTEIVQIIGEEESCEQVRQVMQALLVLVNRGMTIGTPDVVTAITMVRNGELDKFIALYEEEIIKDSYGKPIRVKTLGQKIYVDSVKNHDVTFGIGPAGTGKTFLAVTLAVTALKRGQVKRIILTRPAVEAGESLGFLPGDLKEKVDPYLRPVYDALYQILGKDQTTRMMEREIIEIAPLAYMRGRTLDDAFVILDEAQNTTIMQMKMFLTRLGFNSKMIVNGDTSQIDLPRNVKSGLIDAQEKLKNISQIDFVHFSAKDVVRHPVVAEIIRAYEPIPNPVLKEKPDVEEEA; this is encoded by the coding sequence TTGCAAGAACATTCAGTTGAAATTACATTAACGCATCCAGACGATCTCTTTCATTTGTTTGGATCTAACGAACGCCATCTCCGTTTGATGGAGCAAGAATTTGGGGTAACTATTCATGCCCGGACAGAAATCGTCCAAATCATTGGAGAAGAAGAAAGCTGCGAGCAGGTTCGTCAAGTCATGCAGGCTCTTTTGGTCCTCGTTAATCGTGGCATGACCATTGGGACGCCGGATGTGGTGACCGCCATTACCATGGTGAGAAATGGTGAATTGGATAAGTTCATCGCTCTCTATGAAGAAGAGATTATCAAGGATAGTTACGGCAAGCCCATTCGAGTTAAAACGCTTGGTCAAAAGATCTATGTCGATAGTGTCAAGAACCATGATGTCACTTTTGGGATTGGACCAGCGGGGACTGGGAAAACATTCCTAGCGGTGACCTTGGCCGTGACTGCCCTCAAGCGTGGTCAAGTCAAACGGATCATTTTGACGCGTCCTGCTGTAGAAGCTGGAGAGAGCCTTGGTTTCCTACCAGGAGATCTCAAAGAAAAAGTGGACCCTTATCTACGACCGGTCTATGATGCTCTTTACCAGATTTTAGGGAAAGACCAAACCACTCGGATGATGGAGCGGGAGATTATCGAGATTGCGCCTTTGGCTTATATGCGGGGGCGGACCTTGGACGATGCCTTTGTCATCCTCGATGAAGCGCAAAATACCACCATCATGCAGATGAAGATGTTTTTGACCCGTCTTGGTTTTAATTCCAAGATGATTGTCAATGGGGATACTAGCCAGATCGATCTTCCTCGAAATGTCAAATCCGGCTTGATTGATGCCCAGGAGAAATTGAAAAATATTTCTCAGATCGACTTTGTGCATTTCTCTGCCAAGGATGTTGTTCGCCATCCTGTAGTAGCAGAAATTATCCGGGCCTACGAGCCAATCCCAAATCCAGTGCTCAAAGAAAAACCGGATGTGGAAGAAGAAGCATAA
- the ald gene encoding alanine dehydrogenase, whose product MLIGIPKEIKNNENRVGLTPAGVQSLVKKGHQVLVETNAGLGSGFADEDYTKQGATIVATAAEAWAAEMVVKVKEPLAEEYGFLREDLLLFTYLHMAAAPELAGAMVSAKTTGVAYETVRDLDGQLPLLVPMSEVAGRMAVQIGAHFLTKQEGGSGVLLGGVPGVPKGKVTIIGGGVVGTHAARIALGLGAQVTILDISAKRLAVLEDVFGHQIQTLMSNPFNIEASVRDADVVIGAVLIPGAKAPKLVTDDMVKQMRPGSVIVDVAVDQGGVIETADRVTTHTEPVYEKHGVLHYAVANIPGAVARTSTIALTNVTLPYVESLADNGFHKAIALDEGLRQGVTTYQGHITSQPVATGLERDFTPIDELV is encoded by the coding sequence ATGCTCATTGGAATTCCTAAAGAAATTAAAAACAACGAAAATCGGGTCGGTTTGACTCCCGCAGGCGTACAAAGCTTGGTCAAGAAAGGACATCAAGTTTTAGTGGAAACAAATGCTGGGCTTGGTTCTGGCTTTGCGGATGAAGATTACACGAAGCAAGGGGCAACCATCGTTGCGACTGCTGCAGAAGCTTGGGCCGCTGAGATGGTGGTCAAAGTCAAAGAACCCCTCGCTGAAGAATATGGCTTCCTTCGCGAAGACCTCTTGCTCTTTACCTACTTGCATATGGCTGCTGCACCAGAATTAGCGGGCGCTATGGTCTCAGCTAAAACAACAGGTGTGGCCTACGAAACGGTGCGTGACCTTGATGGACAATTGCCACTCTTGGTGCCAATGAGTGAGGTTGCTGGACGGATGGCCGTGCAAATCGGTGCTCACTTCCTGACCAAACAAGAAGGTGGATCAGGAGTCCTCCTAGGTGGGGTACCAGGTGTTCCCAAAGGAAAAGTCACCATCATCGGTGGCGGTGTCGTTGGAACCCACGCGGCTCGTATCGCCCTTGGACTTGGTGCCCAAGTGACCATCTTAGATATCAGTGCTAAACGTTTGGCTGTTCTGGAAGATGTCTTTGGTCACCAAATCCAAACCCTTATGTCCAATCCATTTAACATTGAGGCCAGCGTCCGTGATGCCGATGTTGTCATCGGTGCTGTCTTGATTCCTGGTGCTAAAGCTCCTAAATTAGTGACAGACGATATGGTTAAACAAATGCGTCCCGGTTCAGTCATCGTCGATGTGGCCGTTGACCAAGGTGGGGTTATTGAAACAGCAGACCGTGTCACAACGCATACCGAGCCAGTTTACGAAAAACATGGTGTGCTCCACTATGCCGTTGCCAATATCCCAGGGGCTGTCGCTCGTACCTCTACTATCGCCCTTACCAATGTGACCCTTCCTTATGTCGAATCCCTAGCTGACAATGGCTTCCACAAGGCCATCGCCCTAGACGAAGGCCTGCGCCAAGGGGTCACCACTTACCAAGGTCACATCACTAGCCAACCCGTTGCTACTGGTTTAGAGCGTGACTTCACACCAATTGATGAATTGGTTTAA
- a CDS encoding GNAT family N-acetyltransferase has translation MENLYVKLVAYREVETERLHLRPVTLEDAPAMFEYASDETVTRYTFPTNQSLEETRNNIALFYLASPLGKWGIELKENGKFIGTIDLLDLDLCLKKGSIGYVLNKDYWNQGLATEATKAVIALAFEQLGMNKLIAVHDQDNPASGRVMAKSGMKYSHEEPYAMLDLHEEGRMVTRVHYVLTKEEYLSEK, from the coding sequence ATGGAAAATTTATATGTGAAGTTAGTGGCTTATCGTGAAGTGGAGACAGAGCGTTTGCACTTGCGTCCGGTCACTCTTGAAGATGCACCGGCTATGTTTGAGTACGCTTCTGATGAGACAGTTACACGCTATACGTTTCCAACCAATCAAAGTCTAGAAGAGACGCGTAATAATATTGCCCTCTTTTACCTAGCGAGCCCACTTGGAAAATGGGGGATCGAGCTCAAAGAAAATGGAAAATTTATCGGGACGATTGATTTACTGGATTTGGATCTTTGTCTGAAGAAGGGGAGTATCGGCTATGTTCTGAATAAAGACTATTGGAACCAAGGTCTTGCGACAGAGGCTACCAAGGCAGTCATTGCCTTGGCTTTTGAACAGTTAGGGATGAACAAGCTCATTGCTGTTCATGATCAGGACAACCCAGCTTCTGGACGGGTGATGGCCAAATCAGGGATGAAATATTCTCACGAGGAGCCCTACGCGATGCTAGACCTGCATGAAGAAGGGAGAATGGTGACAAGAGTCCACTATGTCCTCACTAAGGAAGAATATTTGTCAGAAAAATGA
- the tetA(46) gene encoding tetracycline efflux ABC transporter Tet(46) subunit A produces MIRAIWEYIRERKWRYVKIAMVLILYDYTLLIPTQVIQRLVDHLSQQTLTQSNFVWDMVLLVGSAILNYLTAFYWQLRLFQSSVHFKATLQGQAFRKLVAMRRPFFEKFRSGDLLTRFTTDVDGMADMAGYGMMVLLFGGGLFAFIIPTMFFISWQLTLISFIPMIFLVVSTYFLSRKQEEYVEQNREAVAQLNDEVLESIEGIRVMRAYSRRDQQVKQFQKKTASLSKTGDKIASIQYSFGPLALLFIGFSTVLLLLFGGQSLASGQLSLGKLLALQLYLVFLIEPMWMMADLILVYQTGQMSYKKLKEVIDETDDLEPDGSHYLEQIDLVQFKDYSFSYPGAERKSLSGIDWTIQKGQTVGIVGRTGAGKTTLVRQFLRQYPVGEGEFLVNQQPIVDYNRHSIEEKIGYVSQEHILFSKSIRENIALGKKGASQEDLVEAVAQAAFVDDLERMSQGMDTLIGEKGVSVSGGQKQRISLARAFLRDAELLLLDDSLSAVDAKTEQAIIDTIQKERKDKTTIIVSHRLSAVHQADWIIVLDQGRIVEEGRASDLLAQEGWYYEQYQRQQKQEGE; encoded by the coding sequence ATGATCAGAGCTATTTGGGAGTATATCAGGGAACGCAAGTGGCGATATGTGAAGATCGCTATGGTCCTGATTCTTTATGATTACACCTTATTGATCCCGACGCAAGTTATCCAGCGTTTAGTGGATCATTTGAGTCAGCAGACGCTGACGCAATCCAACTTTGTATGGGATATGGTCCTCTTGGTAGGGTCAGCCATCCTTAATTACCTGACAGCTTTTTATTGGCAGTTGCGACTCTTTCAGTCGTCAGTCCATTTCAAGGCAACCCTTCAGGGACAAGCGTTTCGTAAGCTAGTAGCTATGCGGCGTCCCTTTTTTGAGAAATTCCGTTCAGGGGATCTCTTGACGCGGTTCACGACAGATGTGGATGGAATGGCCGATATGGCTGGTTACGGGATGATGGTGCTCCTGTTTGGCGGTGGCTTGTTTGCCTTTATTATTCCGACCATGTTTTTCATTTCTTGGCAATTAACCTTGATTTCCTTTATTCCCATGATCTTCCTCGTCGTCTCTACCTATTTTTTGAGTAGAAAGCAGGAGGAGTATGTTGAGCAAAACCGGGAAGCGGTCGCTCAGTTGAACGATGAAGTCTTGGAGTCCATCGAAGGAATTCGGGTCATGCGGGCCTATAGTAGACGGGACCAGCAGGTCAAACAGTTTCAGAAGAAAACAGCCAGTCTATCCAAAACAGGGGATAAAATTGCCTCTATCCAGTATTCTTTTGGACCTTTAGCCCTGTTGTTTATTGGATTCTCGACGGTCTTGCTCCTACTATTTGGAGGCCAGTCCCTGGCAAGCGGGCAGTTGAGCCTTGGCAAGTTATTGGCTTTACAGCTGTATTTGGTCTTTTTAATTGAGCCTATGTGGATGATGGCGGACTTGATCTTGGTCTACCAGACAGGGCAAATGTCCTATAAAAAATTAAAAGAAGTGATTGATGAAACGGATGATCTGGAGCCAGATGGTTCTCATTACCTAGAGCAGATTGATTTGGTGCAGTTTAAGGACTATTCTTTCAGCTATCCTGGTGCTGAGCGAAAGAGCCTATCAGGCATTGATTGGACTATCCAGAAAGGACAAACGGTTGGAATTGTTGGTCGTACCGGTGCAGGAAAGACTACCCTGGTTCGACAATTCTTGCGGCAGTACCCAGTTGGTGAGGGAGAATTCTTGGTCAACCAGCAACCGATCGTGGACTACAACCGACACTCCATCGAAGAAAAAATTGGCTATGTTTCCCAAGAACATATTTTATTTTCCAAGTCTATCCGTGAAAATATAGCGCTTGGTAAAAAAGGAGCCAGCCAAGAGGACTTGGTGGAAGCAGTAGCCCAAGCTGCTTTTGTGGATGATCTTGAGCGGATGTCTCAGGGAATGGACACCCTGATCGGTGAGAAAGGGGTCTCTGTATCAGGAGGTCAAAAACAACGGATCTCTTTGGCGCGTGCCTTCTTAAGAGATGCTGAGCTCTTGCTGTTAGATGATTCCCTTTCGGCGGTGGATGCGAAGACTGAACAGGCTATTATTGACACGATTCAAAAAGAACGAAAAGACAAGACGACCATCATTGTTTCCCATCGCTTGTCTGCTGTTCATCAGGCGGATTGGATCATTGTCTTGGATCAAGGGCGTATTGTAGAAGAAGGCAGGGCTAGTGATTTATTAGCTCAAGAGGGCTGGTATTATGAACAATACCAACGGCAACAAAAACAGGAAGGAGAATAA